The bacterium nucleotide sequence CATCGTGCCGTTGCGAAAGTCATTGGTCGAGATCAATCAAGAACTCCATGGCTAACTCGTAACCCTTAAAGCCGAGGCCGGTGATCACGCCTCTGGCGGCCCGCGCGGTGACGCTCTTCGACCGGAATGCCTCTCGGGCGTGGATGTTGGAGAGGTGGACTTCGACGGTCGGAACGGCGAGCGCCTGCAGACAATCGTAAAGCGCCAGCGAGTAGTGAGACAGCGCGCCGGGGTTGATCACGATCCCGAGCGAGTCCGGCGCCTCCTTCTGCAGGAAGTCGACGATCTCGCCCTCGTGGTTGCTCTGAAGCAGGCTCACCTCCACGCCCAGGGCGCGCGCCTTCGCGCGCACCGCCTCGGTGAGGTCGGCCATCGAGCGGGTGCCATAGATGTGAGGCTCGCGCTTGCCCAGCAGGTTCAGGTTCGGCCCGTTGACGACGACGATGCGCTTCACGCCAACGCCTTCGTGACGATTCGCCGGACGAGCGCCGGCGGCACCGCGTGCCCCGGTTCGGCGTGACCCAGGCGCCGCGGCATCACCCATGCCACCTTGCCGCGCCGCGCCTTCTTGTCGCGCGGGATGGCGGCCAGCACTTGCGCGGCATCGATGTGGGGCGTCTTGTCGGGCAGCCCATAGGCCGTCAGCAGCTCGTCCTGCGATTCGACGAACCGCTCACCGCACAGGTCCATGGAGAGCGCGATCCGGGCGGCGACGCGCATCCCGAACGCGACCGCCCGACCGTGCGAGACGCGAAAGCCGCTGGCCGCCTCCAGCGCGTGGCCCGCGGTGTGGCCGTAGTTGAGGATCGCCCGCGGCCCTTTCTCGCGCTCGTCCTTGGCGACGACGAGCCCCTTGGCCGTGACGCAACGGAACACCACCCGCTCGAGCATCGCATCGTCGGCGGCGAGCAGGCGCGGGCGTTCCTTTTGCAGGAGGTCGGCAAGGCCCCGGTCCATGGCCACGGCGTACTTTACAACCTCGGCGAACGCATCCATGTAGTTGGCCCGCGGGAGCGTGTCGAGGCACGCGAGGTCCGACACCACCGCCACGGGCTGCCAGAAGGCCCCGATCGCGTTCTTGGAGTGCGTCCCGTTGATCCCGGTCTTGCCGCCGATGCTCGAATCCACCATCGCGAGCAGCGTCGTGGGCACGGCGACCAGGCGCACGCCACGCTGCCAGATCGCCGCCGCCAAACCGGCCAGGTCTCCGATCGTCCCGCCGCCGACGGCGATGACGCAACCCGATCGGTCGATGCGCTGGCGCTCCAGGAACGCGAGCAGGTCGCGCAGCTGGGAGAGGGATTTCGAGCGCTCGCCGGCCGGCACCACATGGACGGCCGTCTTGAGGCCGGCTCGCTTGATCGCCTTGCCGACCTTCTCCGCCCAGGGCCTGACATTGGTATCGGTGACGATGGCGACCGCGCTCGGATCCAGCCGGGTGATCACGCCGCGAAGCTCCCGATGGGCGTCGCTGCCGATGAGCACCGGATAGCTGCCCATCGAAGAATCGAGGATCAGCCGCACCAAAGCCGCATCACCTCCGCGGCGACGACCTCGGCCGGGCGATCGCCGTCGACACGGCAGGACGACTCCTCATAACGCGGGCGGCGCCGCTCGAACAGGGCCTCGATCTCGTCGCGGGAACGGCCCGCGATGAGCGGCCTGCCGCTCTGGGCGTGGACTCGCCCCCACATGGCCTGGAATGGGACCTCGAGGTAGACGGTCATCGATTGAGTGGCGACCAGGCGCCAGTTGGCGTCGTCGATCAAGGTGCCCCCGCCCAGCGCTACGACTGAACCTGGCGTGAGCGCCTTCGGCAGCAGCTCTTTCTCCAGCGCGCGGAAAGCGGCCTCGGTCCTGGTGGCGAAGATGTCGGCGATGGTCATTCCGGCTTCCTGCTCGATCATCAGGTCCAGGTCGTGGAACCGGGCCCCGGCGCGCGCCGCCACCAGCGCGCCGACCACGGTCTTACCCGAGCCCATGAAGCCGAGCAGCGCGAGCGGTTTACGCGCCAGCGCCGATGTCCCGCCCCGTGGGTTCGACGGCATGCCAGGGACCGTGCACTAGACGCCGCTGGGGTTGGCCGGGGCTGCGGGCGCGCCGCCCCGACGCCGTTCCGACTGCACGAACACCTGGTCCCGAAACGTCCCCGGGCTCGGGAGGTGGTCGAGGACCTCGGCCCCCTGGGCGCCGGCGGCGTCGACCTCGACCCGCCCGTAGCCGAGCATGCGGCCGAACAGCGACTGCTTGGTGCTGCAGTCCTGCACCCTGTCGATGGGGATCATCTTCGACTGGCGGCCGAAAACGCCGGACTCGATCTTGATCCGCTGGTCCGTGAGCGTGTAGGAGGTCGACCGCCAGCGGATCCACAGCACGATGAGCCGGATTCCCGCCAGGGCGACGACCCCCAGGGTGAGGATGAGCCGGAGATGTGGGATGTGGCTGGTGTACAGGACCGTGAAGTCGGCGATCGCGACCACGACCAAGAGGAGCACCGGGATCACGAGGCTCTTGACGAGGACGATCCAGTGCTGGTGGTCCTTGAGGATGAGGGTCTCGCCGGGTAGGAGCTGTTCAGTCATCGGCGCCTATTGTCCTGGAAGCCGGTGCAGTTGGAAAAGGACGATCAGCGCGCCCGCGGCCAGATAGGGCCCGTAGGCGATCGTCCCTCTCATCGAGCGGTGCCAGATGATGATCCCCACCGAGACCACCCCGGCGAGGACGACGCCGTAGAAAAGTGCCGTGATGGTCGGCAGCGGACCGAGCAGCAGGCCCATGAACAGGGCGAGCTTGACGTCACCGAACCCCAGCGCCTCCGCCTTGAAGATGGCCGCGCCCGCCAGCGCCAGGACCAGGAAGAGCAGGCCGGCGGCGAACCCTGTCGCGATACCCGCCCACCAGGGGTGGCCGAAGAGGCTGACCACCAGGGCCAGGCCCATCGACGGGAACAGCACGCGGTCGAGGATCAGCCGGTGCTCGTAGTCGAAGAAGATCACCTGGACCAGGACCAGGACGAAGATGCTGCGCAGCAGGAGCATCGGGAACGAGCTGAGCTCGAACGCGAACAAAGCGAACAGGAGCGCCGCAAGGATGGGCGGCCCGTAAACCTGCCAGCGCCTGGCGCCCGCCTCCAGCCCTTCCAGCCGCGCCAGTCGAACGGAGCCCCAGCGCACGAACCATCCGGCCCCGGCGCCGACGACGGCCCAGCCGATGACGATCGGGAGCGAGCTCACCGTCGGCGTATCACGGCTGCAGAGTTTCGCGCATCGCGCTCACAGGCGCGGGGCGGCCGGTCCAGATCTCGAACGACCGCGCACCCTGTTCGAGGAGGATCTGCCAGCCGTCGACCGTGCGCAGGCCCAGCGAGCGCGCCTTGCGCACCAGCGGCGTGCCGCCCTTGACGTAGACGAGGTCGATGACCGCGCCATTGCGCGGCAAGGCGGCCGGCCGGATCGGCATCTCGTCCCGGCGCCCCAACGGCGTGGCATTGAGCAGGAGGTCGGCTGAGCTCACGAGCTTCGGCAACGACGGCTCCTCCCAGGGGATCACCCTCCCCGGGAGATCGACCACCTCCGGGTGCCTGGACACGAAGGCCAGGTGCGCGCCTTCCAGCGCCACCGCCGCGGCGCGCGCCGAGCCGCCGGCGCCCAGGATCACGACCGTCGCCCCCCTGGGCTCGAGGCCCAAGTCGTCGACCGCGGAGCGGATCGCCGCCACGTCGGTGTTGGAGCCGACCAGGCGGCCGCCCTCGCGGGCGATGGTGTTGACGGCTCGCGCTCGCAGGGCTCCGGGGTCGAGGCTGTCGACCTGCTCCATCACCGCCCGCTTGTGCGGGATGGTGATGTTGGCGCCCGCCGCATCCGGCTCGCGAAGACGCCGCATCGCCGCCGGCAGCTGTTCGGGCGCGACGTCCAGCAGCTCGTACGTCCAGTCAAGCCCGACCGCGCGAAAGGCCGCGTTGTGCATGTCGGGGCTGCGCGAGTAGGAGATCCCGTGGCCGAGAAGGAAGACTCTCAGCTTCCGCTCACGCCGTACTTTTGAATGTCGCGTTCGAAATCCTGCTCGTTGGTCTCGAAGTGCGTCACCCTCTGCGTGTCGGCGAAGTAGTAGAGGTAAGCGGTCTGCGGCGGGTTGACGCAGGCGAGCAGCGCCGCCTTGCCCGGGTTGCCGATCGGTCCGGGGGGAAGGCCCGTGTGGATGCGCGTGTTGTAGGGCGAGTTCATCTGCAGCTCGGCCGCGGTGGGTTCGGGCGTGAGCCTCCCCAGAGCGTAGAGAAGTGTCGCATCGACACCCAGCGGCATGTTGAGCCTGAGC carries:
- the aroQ gene encoding type II 3-dehydroquinate dehydratase gives rise to the protein MGDAAAPGSRRTGARGAAGARPANRHEGVGVKRIVVVNGPNLNLLGKREPHIYGTRSMADLTEAVRAKARALGVEVSLLQSNHEGEIVDFLQKEAPDSLGIVINPGALSHYSLALYDCLQALAVPTVEVHLSNIHAREAFRSKSVTARAARGVITGLGFKGYELAMEFLIDLDQ
- the aroB gene encoding 3-dehydroquinate synthase: MVRLILDSSMGSYPVLIGSDAHRELRGVITRLDPSAVAIVTDTNVRPWAEKVGKAIKRAGLKTAVHVVPAGERSKSLSQLRDLLAFLERQRIDRSGCVIAVGGGTIGDLAGLAAAIWQRGVRLVAVPTTLLAMVDSSIGGKTGINGTHSKNAIGAFWQPVAVVSDLACLDTLPRANYMDAFAEVVKYAVAMDRGLADLLQKERPRLLAADDAMLERVVFRCVTAKGLVVAKDEREKGPRAILNYGHTAGHALEAASGFRVSHGRAVAFGMRVAARIALSMDLCGERFVESQDELLTAYGLPDKTPHIDAAQVLAAIPRDKKARRGKVAWVMPRRLGHAEPGHAVPPALVRRIVTKALA
- a CDS encoding PH domain-containing protein; this encodes MTEQLLPGETLILKDHQHWIVLVKSLVIPVLLLVVVAIADFTVLYTSHIPHLRLILTLGVVALAGIRLIVLWIRWRSTSYTLTDQRIKIESGVFGRQSKMIPIDRVQDCSTKQSLFGRMLGYGRVEVDAAGAQGAEVLDHLPSPGTFRDQVFVQSERRRGGAPAAPANPSGV
- a CDS encoding prepilin peptidase, producing MSSLPIVIGWAVVGAGAGWFVRWGSVRLARLEGLEAGARRWQVYGPPILAALLFALFAFELSSFPMLLLRSIFVLVLVQVIFFDYEHRLILDRVLFPSMGLALVVSLFGHPWWAGIATGFAAGLLFLVLALAGAAIFKAEALGFGDVKLALFMGLLLGPLPTITALFYGVVLAGVVSVGIIIWHRSMRGTIAYGPYLAAGALIVLFQLHRLPGQ
- a CDS encoding shikimate dehydrogenase, with the translated sequence MHNAAFRAVGLDWTYELLDVAPEQLPAAMRRLREPDAAGANITIPHKRAVMEQVDSLDPGALRARAVNTIAREGGRLVGSNTDVAAIRSAVDDLGLEPRGATVVILGAGGSARAAAVALEGAHLAFVSRHPEVVDLPGRVIPWEEPSLPKLVSSADLLLNATPLGRRDEMPIRPAALPRNGAVIDLVYVKGGTPLVRKARSLGLRTVDGWQILLEQGARSFEIWTGRPAPVSAMRETLQP